In Clostridium omnivorum, the DNA window TTCCTATTAAGGAAGCATAATATTATTCTATATCTTCACTGTCCAATTTATTTGCCATATCTGCATAGAAAATATCAATAAGATTAATTATAAGCCTTTTCACCTCAGCACCATCACAGCGCTCCCTAACTATAATAGCTATGGACTCAACAATACTGTATGAAACAAGGTATATTGTAAAATTATCCTTAAGTCTTTTTCCTCTAGTAGACAATTCATACCCCATTTGCTCCGTAACTATTCTAGTTATAAAATCAACAAAGATACTTTTACAGTTTTCATATTTAGAGCCTTTGCTTTGATTAAGAAGAATAGATATCTCTGCACTGCTGTCATTAAATA includes these proteins:
- a CDS encoding TetR/AcrR family transcriptional regulator, encoding MQYLKDEVRNSIAEEALKEFMEKGYEGASIRSIAKKSNTSVGNIYKYFESKEDLYENLIGAVYHRLMNYIDQFDKVELNDKAALIFNELAQEIVEIFNDSSAEISILLNQSKGSKYENCKSIFVDFITRIVTEQMGYELSTRGKRLKDNFTIYLVSYSIVESIAIIVRERCDGAEVKRLIINLIDIFYADMANKLDSEDIE